In bacterium, the following proteins share a genomic window:
- a CDS encoding NAD(+) synthetase translates to MARGRRFERDYGKLAEDLAGWIAGYVRGAGFSKVVLGVSGGVDSATSAALAAKALGAGGVHALLLPHAESDPDSETDGRLVCDQLG, encoded by the coding sequence GTGGCACGGGGTAGGCGTTTCGAGCGCGATTACGGGAAGCTGGCGGAGGACCTGGCCGGCTGGATCGCGGGTTACGTCCGGGGGGCGGGATTCTCCAAGGTGGTCCTCGGCGTGTCGGGCGGGGTGGATTCCGCCACCAGCGCCGCTCTGGCCGCCAAGGCCCTCGGCGCGGGGGGCGTCCACGCGCTCCTGTTGCCCCACGCCGAGAGCGACCCGGACTCCGAGACCGACGGCCGGCTGGTCTGCGACCAATTGGGT